A stretch of DNA from Calditrichota bacterium:
CCAATTAATGCGCCGGGCGTACCAGCCTGAGTTTTGGTATCATGATATTTCTGTTGCGGATAAAAATGGGAATTTAAAACCGACTACAAGAACTGAAAACTATACAGTCGCCGGGCCGCTTTGTTTTGGTGGTGATATTATCGCCAGAGATATTGAACTGCCCGTTATTAATGAAGATGATTATATTATTATTCATGATACGGGAGCTTACACGCTTAGCATGTGGTGTCGGCATACAAGCAGGCAAATCCCAAAAGTTGTTGGTTATCAAAATGATGGCGGTAAATTCCAGACCTTAAAAAAAAGGGAATCGTTGGAAGATGTTTACAATTTTTGGAAGTAAATTAGAAGGAATAAAATATGAAAATATTGATTGCCGTAACCTCATCAATTTCAGCCTACAGGATTCCAAATCTTGTATCCCAATTAATAAAACAAGGTCATGAAATTATTACAATGATCTCAGAGCCTGCGAAAGCTTTTGCATCGCCCCAGGCACTTGCCGTAATGAGCCAGCACAAATGTTACGAAGACAGCGACGAATGGAGCAACAATGATGATGTTCTGCATATAAAATTGGCTAAATGGTGCGATGTTTGTCTCATTGCCCCACTCACGGCCAACACACTGGCAAAAACCGCCAATGGCATTTGCGATAATCTTATAACATCAACTATTCGTGCCCTTGGTGATACAAAACTTATTTTAGCACCGGCAATGAACACACGCATGTGGGATAACAAACTTACCAAACATCATCTGGATTTAATGGCAGAATATTATAATGTTGCGGTAATCGATCCTGTTGAAAAAATCTTAGCTGATGGTGATGAGGGCATTGGCGGGTTGGCTGAGGATGAGACAATTATAAAAGAAGTGGAAAGTAAGAAGTAGGAAGGAATATAGAACATAGTTCGTTTAGTGATGACCAGTAATTCATTATTCCATCACTCCAATAATTCATTATTTCTTCAAGTTACTATTAAAAAAAAATACAGTTTAAAAATATTAATTTTAGAAAATGGAGTTTTAAAGATGAGACCGGTTTGCATAATTGTGCGTGATGGTTGGGGACACAACACAAATTCAAAAGGAAATGCTGTTTTGGCGGCAGATACGCCCAATGTTGATTCATATAAAGAAAAATATCCCTGGACTTTGATCCACACTTCCGGTGAACCCGTTGGATTACCCGATGGATTTATGGGCTCAAGCGAAGTTGGACATTTAAACCTCGGTGCCGGACGAATTGTTGTACAGGAGCTAAAGCGTATTGATGAAGGTTTTAAAGATGCCTCCATTTTTAACTCTGATAAATGGCGGGACCTGATTTCAAACTGGAAAGAAAATAATTCAAATCTCCATTTAATGGGGCTGTTGCAAGATGAAGGTGTCCACGCGCACCAGGATCATCTTTTTAAAATTATGAAGCAAGCCCGTCTGGAAAATCCTGATGGTCGGATGATTATTCACCCCTTTTTGGATGGCCGGGATTCTGCACCTAAGAGTGCGCCGATGTATTTGGCTACTTTAAATAAGGTTATGCAGGAAACCGGAAACTGCACAATTGGAACGATGATGGGCCGCTATTATTCCATGGACCGCGCCAAAGATTGGGATACTACAGATAAAGCATATCATGCATTGATTTTAGCACAAGGCCGTGAAATGAATGATGCCATTTCTGCCGTTGAAGAATCCTATCAGAAAGACAAAACCCCGGATAACGTGGCCATGTTCGATGAATATATCCCAATCCATATTATGCAGGGTTATCAGGGAATTAAAGATGGTGATTCAGTCTTTCATTTCAACTACAGGCAGGACCGTGCAACCCAGCTAACAAAAGCTTTTGTGGATGACAACTACCCCGGAAAACGCACATCACGTTCTGTGGTGACTTATCTTGGTTTTACACGCTATTATGACGAGCTTGAGCAATACCTGATGGGTGCAATGGGTGGCGGTGGTGCCATGGATAATCTTTTAGGTGAGGTCATTTCGAACGCCGGATTGAAACAACTACGAATTTCCGAAACTCAAAAATTCCCACATGTAACCAGTTTTTTTAATGGCAAAAGTACAACACCATCAGCAAATGAAGACCAGGTAGAATTAAAAAGTGAAATTGATCCTGCTGCTTTTGCTAGTTTTCCACAGATGGAAGCTGCTGCAATTAATGAAGAATTATTGAAGCGCCTGCAGGACAATCCATACGCATTTATAGTTTTAAATTACCCCAATGCCGATATGGTTGGACATACCGGTGATTTTGATGCAGCAAAAAAAGCCGTAGAATTTGTTGACCAGAGCCTTGGCCCTGTTATTGAACGACTTTTGGAATTGGATGCCCATATTTTGTTAACTGCCGATCATGGCAACTCTGAACAGATGATCGATTATGAAACCGGTATGACTAAAACCAGCCACACCACTTTTGATGTTGAGATGATTTACATCGCCAATGATGCGCCCGGCAAAAAACTTATTGAAGGTGGCAAGCTTTCTGATTTAGCCCCAACAACCTTAAAACTGTTAGGTCTGGAAATACCAAAAGAAATGACGGCCAATGTGTTGATTGAAGGATAGTTTAGAAGATTTAATTTTCTCTGAATATTATAACGAGGCTGCTCATCAGGGCAGCCTTTTATTTTTCTATATAAATCCATTATTTGCATTCACCAAATAAAAAAACAGCTATTATCAAGTCGTAACCAAATCCTCAGGCTTATCATAAAAAACAACTGAAATTATTTCTAAAAAATCCCCGATAAAAACCTTTTAACTTTTTGTTATCCCTGTTTTAATTTAGTATATTTGTAGTGGATTTTCCTCACTGTATGATGGAAATATCCCTGATTAGTGAATGAATCGCTAATCACTACTTTAATACAGAGGTAATTATGATCGAAATTAGAATGCATGGACGCGGTGGACAGGGCGCCGTGATCGCATGCAAAATTTTAGCCAACGCCCTGTTTAGAGAAGGTAAATTTGCACAATCTTTTCCCGCTTTTGGTGTAGAACGCCGTGGTGCCCCGGTTATGGCTTTTACACGTATTGATAACAAACCCATTCATCTCCGCACAGAAATTTATGAACCCGATCACCTGATCATTTTAGATGCCAGTCTTTTACAAACAATTGATGTAACGATCGGTTTAAAACCGGCTGGAAAGATTTTGATTAATAGTGGGCTGGAACCTTCGTCCTTTAAACTGCCGCAAAAATTTGATGTGATGACCATTGATGCAAATTCGATTGCAGTAAAACACGGCCTGGGAACACGGTCAACACCAATTGTAAATACAGCTATTTTAGGCGCTTTCTCAAAATTTACTAAAATTATTGGCGTCGAAGCGATAGAAGTGGCCATTCATGAATCCGTCCCGATAAAAAAGAAAGCAAATGTGCTGGCCACACATGAAGCGTATGAAACATTAAAAATCGATCCTATCATTCATTTGATGGAGCACTCATGAAAAATGCATTAAATCCTAAAAATGGAAAACCGGTTTTTGCCATGTCGGTTACCGATATGAGCAAAAATAAGACCGGCAGCTGGCGTTATATGCGCCCCTATTATGAAAATAAAACAGCGCCTTGTATAAAGGGCTGTCCGGCCGGTGAGAAAATCCCCCTTTATTTTGAACTTGTAAAAAAAGAACAATTTGAAGAGGCCTGGCATGTTATCCTCGATGATAATCCTTTACCCGGTGTTTGTGGTCGTGTTTGTTACCATCCTTGTGAAGGAGTTTGTAACAGAAAAGAATATGACAGCCCGATTGCCATCAACAATATGGAGCGATTTGTTGCTGACCAAAACATGGATAAAGGATACCCCAAGCATTTTCATGCTGAAAAAACAGGATTAAAGGTTGCAATTATTGGTTCCGGTCCTGCAGGATTATCAGCAGCCTATCAGTTAGCCCGGCTTGGACATTCTGCAACTATTTACGAGGCTTTGCCAGAACCTGGCGGAATGCTTCAAATGGGTATTCCCAAATACCGTCTTCCCCGTGAAGTTTTGGAAAAAGAAATAAAAGATATCCAGTCGCTTGGTGTAAAAATTAAAACAAATTGCAAGATTGGCAAAGATATCGATTGGCAAAATCTACAGATGGAACACGACTCTGTATTAATCGCAACCGGTGCTACCAAAAGCCGGCCTCTAAATGTTCCCGGTGAAGACAAAGAAGGCATATCATCCGGGTTACATTTTTTAAAAGAGTTTAATATTGAAAATAAAAAGGAAGTAAAGAAGAAGCTGGTTGTCGTCGGTGGTGGTAATACTGCCATCGATTGTGCTCGCAGTGCTATCCGCCTTGGTGCAGATGTGACCATCGTTTACCGCCGTTCACGCCATGAAATGCCGGCTGTACCTGAGGAAATTGAAGAAGCCGAAGCCGAAGGCGTTAAGATAAATTATCTGACAAATCCTGTTGAATTTATTGGCGATGAAAAGGTTGAAAAGATTCGCTTAATAAAAATGGAATTAGGAGAACCGGATGAAGATGGACGCAGAAGACCTGTTGAAAAGGCTGGATCTGAATTTGAGATTGAAGCTGACCAAGTGATGCTGGCCATTGGTGAAACACCAGATCTGGATTTTTTACCTGATTCCATAAATGAGCAATGGGGTCGCGTCAATATTGATTCGTACCAAATGACAAATTACAAAGGTGTTTTTGCTTGCGGTGACTCAGCAAACGGGCCAATAGGTACAGTGGTAGATGCTATCGCCACGGGAAAGAATTCCGCTTTTACAATTGATGCTTTTTTGAATGATAGAAACTATCATTTTATAAACCAAACCAAGCTGGTTCCGTTTGAAAGTATAAATCTTGATTATTTTAAAAAGGAAAAAAGACCAGTTCAAAAACGGAGCGATCAGGCTGAGTTGGTGGATAACTTTTTTGAGGTAAACCTTGGTATTGACCAGGCAAATGCAATCAACGAAGCAGAACGTTGCTTTAGCTGTGGTTACTGTACTACCTGTGATACGTGTCTTGTATTTTGCCCGGATGTGGCCATTAAACATTCTGAAAACGGAAAAGCATACGATATAAATTATGATTTTTGCAAAGGCTGCGGCATCTGTGTGCATGAATGCCCGCGCGATGCCATGTCTTTTGATGAGGAGATAAAATGGAAAACGGAATAATAGCCAAAGGGCTTGAAAAATATTTTAATCCTGAAACCACCGCGGAAATAAGAGTTACAGAAGGAACACACGCAGCATCTTATGCTGTTGGCCTGGCACGGGTAAAAGTAATATCGGCATACCCGATTACTCCGCAAACTTCTATTGTGGAAAAACTATCGGAAATGTGTGCCTCCGGCGATATAGATGCTGAATTTATAAAAGTAGAATCGGAACATTCTGCCATGGCTTGTGTGATCGGTTCCCAGGCAACAGGCGCAAGATCTTTCACAGCAACTTCCAGCCAGGGTTTGGCCCTCATGCATGAAGAACTACATTGGGCAGCAGGAGCGCGCTTGCCTGTGGTGATGGTTAATGTAAATCGCGCTTTAGGAGCTCCATGGAATATTTGGGCCGATCAAGGTGACAGCCTTGCCCAACGCGATACGGGCTGGGTTCAACTTTATGCTGAAAGTAACCAGGAAGTTTTGGATATGGTTTTACAAGCTTATCGCCTTGCAGAACAAATTATGCTTCCGGTAATGGTTAACATGGATGCCTTTTTTCTTTCTCATACAACAGAACCTGTGGCTCTGCCAAAGCAGGAACTTGTAGATCAGTTTCTGCCTGAGTACAATCCTAAATTTAAGTTGGATATTAATGATCCTCATGCTTTTGGAGGATTGGCTAAGCCAGATGCCTATATGGAGTTACGCTATAATATTCAAAAATCCATGGAAGATGCCCTTCATCTTATCCCAACAATTGCTGATGAATTCGATACAATTATCAAAAGGCATCACGGAGGATTGGTTGAAGAGTACCTAACAGAAGATGCAGAATTTTTACTTGTAACTTCCGGCACAATAACCGGAACAAGCCGCATTGTAATTGACCAGTTCCGAGCAAAAGGTGTTAAAATTGGTTTACTAAAAATGCGCGTATTCAGACCATTTCCTGTAGATATTGTAAGGTCCATAGTTAAAAATGTCAGCAAGATTGGTGTACTCGACCGCAACATTTCTTTTGGTCATGGAGGCATATTTTTTAGTGAATTAAAATCTGCATTATATAACTCGGATAACCATCCACTTATGAACGGTTATGTTGCCGGGCTTGGTGGAAGGGATGTTACACCAAAAACAATTGAAAAAGTTATCACTCATTTAATCGCCAGCACACAAGGCGAAGACTTAGTTTGGATGGAGCTGAATTATGAGCCAGATGAAATTTGAAATACCCAACCTTGAGTTAATGAAATCGGGACATGTTGCCTGCCCGGGATGTGGCGGCAGTATGGCCATGCGCTATGCCTTAAAAGCACTAGGGCCAAAAACCATGATTGTAATTCCGGCATGCTGTTGGGCAATTATTGACGGACCAAGTCCATGTTCTGTAAATGGTGTTCCTGTTTTGCATGTTGCTTTTGAAACAGCCGCGATTTCCGCATCAGGAGTAAAAGCCGGTTTAAGAAGACAGGGAAAAGACGACGTTACTGTAATGGCCTGGGCCGGTGATGGTGGGACTTTTGATATTGGTATGCAGGCTCTTTCCGGAGCAGCAGAACGTAACGAAGATATTATTTATGTCTGCTATGATAATGAGGCATACATGAACACAGGAATCCAACGCAGTTCTGCAACACCATGGGGTGCATGGACGACAACGACTCCTACAGAAACACCAAAATCAAAACCGAAAAAAAATATTATTGATATTTTGCTGGCCCACCATATTCCTTATGTGGCTACTGCCTCAGTTGCTTATCCTGATGATTTTATCCGGAAAATGAAAAAGGCAAAATCAATTCGCGGAATGAAATTTATCCACGTTCTATCTCCTTGCCCACCAGGCTGGAAATCTGCACCTGAAGAATCAATCCAGATTTCAAGATTGGCTGTAAACAGTAAGGTTTTCCCATTGTATGAGGTTGAGGATGGTTTTCGCTACACTATGAGCCTTGATCATAAAAGTACTCCGGTTAAGGAGTATATAAAACACCAGGGACGCTTCAAACATTTAAGTGATGCACAAATAGATCAAATACAAAAAGATACCGATCTGAAGTGGGCAGTTTTAATGAAGAAAGTAGAAATGGGTGAACTTTTTTCAGATAATTGATTATTTTCAATATCACTCCCAAGCTAAGTTGGGAATGATATTTGAATTAGACAGTTGGTAAAGTTTGATGTTTTATTCAAATCTGGAAAGCTGTTTTTCCATTTCTGTAAACTCTTTTTCAGAAACCAGTTCAACTGCTGAAGAAAAAACAACACTGTCTTCACGAAAGATATGCAGCCGCAACATTTCAACAAGAGCCTTGCCTTGTTCTAGTGCCGCATCTAAAGTAATAGCCCGCGAAGCCGTATCCGGTAACCGTGCGGATAATCCTAGAAAATTAAATGTAACAGCAGCGAGTTGCATCAACTTTATATGGTCATCTTCCAACATGTCTACAGCTGTTTGAGGATTGAGGCCTTGCCCGTGCTCTCCTTTTTCCAAAAAGCGCGCTTGTAATGTTGGAAATAAAATCTTTTCTTCTTTAAGATTGTGCTGCACAACCTTCTCGTCCACAAATGAAAAAAAGTTTCTCAATCCTTCATCAATTTTAGGATCAGCAACCAGGCCTTTTTCTTTTAGCTGATTTAAAATAGAGTCAAATTCATCCAGCTGCTTTATACAGTTTTTGTGCTCGTCCATTAAAACTTGAAGAAATGGCGGCATTTTTTCATAAGGGATAGCATCCATATCCGGAGGTTCGTAAGCCTCAGGCGGGTTCATTGGTGAAAATTCGTCTTGTTCCGTTTGTTTCTCAACCATTCTTTTTAATGGATCTTGATTTTGCAAATCTTGTAAGTTTTCCATCATTTCCTTTTTAATATTTAAAAAACTTCTCTAATCTTAATAAAAAATGCCGCAGGATTAAAACCTACGACATTCATTATATCCTTAAAACTTTTATATTTTATTAATTATTTCTAACCTTGAATTTTATGGATTTTTGAACTCAGCTTTTGGCCCAAGATAATACCACCAGTTTAAGACAGCACATAAAGCATAAAAGACTGCAAAACCGTACATAGCCAACTCCGGTGTGGTAGCTTTCATTTGTTCACCTATAACTTTTGGAATTAAAAATGCACCATAAGCCGCAACAGCAGAAGTCCAGCCTAAAGCCGGGCCGGCCTGTTCGACATTAAACACCATTGATATTGTACGGAAGGTAGAGCCATTTCCAATACCTGTTGCCGTAAATAGAATTACTATCAATACAAAAAATGGCACAAAATAATCTTGCGGAGTTGCTGATTGGTAAGCTAAATGAGAGTAATAACCAACCCCAATTGATGCTAAAACCATAACAATTGCAACAAACTGAGTTACAATTGCCCCACCGGTTTTATCGGCAATTTTTCCACCAACTGGGCGAATTAACGCCCCGATAAAAGCACCAACCCAAACATACATAAAAGTAGCAGGGCCATCAGGATTTGGTGTATTATGGGTCATGACACCATCAACCATAACATGCTTAACACTAAAAATATACTCAATTGCCAAACCAACCGCGGCGGCAAATCCAATAAAAGAGCCAAACGTCATTGTATAGATAATGGTCATAACCCAGGTATGCTTATTATCAAATATTTTGTATTGGCGTTCTAAGTTCGATTTGATTTCTCCTGGAGAAAGTTTTTTCATTAACAACACTGTCAATGCAATAACAGAAGGAAGGGCAATCCATTTAACCCATGTTAGGGATTTGAATGTTAAAATAAAATATAATCCAATTGCCGCAGTCACAAATCCAATAATCAATAACCAGGAAATTCGCCCAAAGGAGATAATAGGGTTTTTTAAATCGGGCGTTACGGCATCTGTTTTAATATTGTTCATTTTAAACCAGCCCAAAAAAGCCAAAGGAATAAGGAAGACCATCCAGATCCATCCTGAATTAGAAAGCCACGTTTCAGATCCTGCTGCGATTCTTTTAAAGATTGTCCCACTTGAACTTGACAAAATCATCGAATCACCACTTAAAGCTCCAAGCATTGGAAATGTCATAACCAGAGGAATAAGAATTTGCATAGTTGTCACACCAAAATTCCCCAAGCCGGCATTCATTCCAAGTGCGTAACCCTGAGTCTTTTTTGGATAGAAAAAGCTGATATTGCTCATTGAAGATGCAAAATTACCTCCACCGAAGCCCGATAAAAAAGCCATTAGCATAAAAAACTCAAAAGATGTGCCGGGATCTTGTAAACCTATTGCCGTTCCGATAGATGGAATCATTAGCAATGCAGTCGTAAAGAAAATTGTATTCCTTCCGCCAGCAAGACGAATAAAAAATGTACTTGGGATCCTTAAAGTAGCCCCGGTAAGGCCGGCAATTGCTGGAAGCATAAATAATAACCCCATCGCTTCATCGGGTGATTTGCCAAACGTAAAACCTAGGCTCTTCATTTGAACAGTAATAATGCCCCACATCAACCAGACGGCAAAGCCCGCAAGAAGGCTGGGAATTGAAACCCATAAATTCCGGTTAGCTATTGACTTTCCTTCAGTCTCCCAAAACTGTTCATCTTCAGGATCCCATTTAGTCAGATTTATTTTTGACAATTCCTTCTCCTATTTTAGTAAACTTGATGTTTGATCTGGATATTTGCCCATTGTTTGGCAACAACGCATAACAATTCAAGCAGCCAGGGAATTATTTATGTGGGCTAAGGTCGATATGCTCCAGGGCCTCTGGCGCTTCTTCTTTGATCATGGCTTCTGTGGCCCGGTGCAGCCAAACCAGACAAATCGCTGAAAGCAATAGCATAAACATCCAACAGCTTGTCCACAAACCTGTTCCTTCAAGTAAATAACCGAAAATAATCGGGCAGAAAAAACCACCCAAGCCTCCAAGGACACCCACCATTCCACCCACAACACCAACTTCATCCGGAAAATGGTCAGGGATTAAACGGTAAACACCCGCTTTGCCAATACCCCAAATGCTGCCGATAAGTATTATCAAAATTGCGAATATCCAAACATTTGCCTGAAAATATATCCGCGTAACACCTTTGGCCAACAAAGCTTTTTTGGGTACCTGTTCACCTATTTTCACCATTGGCTCTTGCCAGACTTCTTTGGTTGGAAAAATTAAGAGCTGGTTATCGATTATTTTGTTTTTATTTGATTTTGAAATGACCGGGTAGCTTTTCTCATCAACTTTTATTAATTCATCCGAGACAAAAGTTACTTTACCACTCTTAGTATTCATAATTCCCCTTCCCGGAGAATAAATGTCCATACGTGGTATGGTCAACATCAGGCTAATAATCACGGAAGTGGCCAGTACCCAAAACATAACTTTTCGGGCACCCCAATGATCTGACATCCAACCGCCAAGCGCACGAATTACACCGGATGGAAAACTAAACAATGCTGCAAAAATACCGGCTGTAACAAGGGGTAGGTAATATACATTTACAAAATAAGGTACAAGCCATTGGGAGAAAGCGACAAAGCAACCAAACACCAGAAAATAGTATACACCAAAACGCCAGACCCGAATATCTTTTAATGGAGCTAATGTTCCTTTTAATGTTTTCTTGGAAACAGAAGGTTTCTTATTAGTTGTAAACAAAAAGAAAATAACACCCATCACCGCGAGTGAAATAGAGTAAATAATTGGAAGCGTACGCCAGCCATCTATATTTGCACCGTTGTTTGTTAAACTTTTCAGAACAGTAGGTGCAAGCAATGTTGTGATAGCAGCCCCGGCATTCCCTGCTCCAAAAATTCCCAATGCACGGCCTTGCCAGTTTTTTGGGTACCAAACAGAAGTATAGGCAATCCCTATTGCAAAGCTGACCCCGGTTAGACCAAACCCAAAACTTGCCAATGCGAAGTAAATGAAGCTATCGGCATAGGAGAGTAAAAACATTGGGATTGCGCAAAGAATTAACAAACCACTAAAAATCGGTCTGCCCCCAAATTTGTCCGTCAAAATACCTGCCGGGAGCCTGAAAACCGCACCGGTCAAAACTGGTATTCCCATCAACCAGCCAATTTCTATAGGGCCCCAATCGAAAACCTGGTTGTCCACTAAAAAAGTTACCAAAACACCATTCAACATCCATGCCGCAAAACAGATAGTAAATGCTAAAGTGTTAAAGAATAAGATTTTATGAGATTTGAACGACAGATGGTTATCCATTGATACAGCCTCAGTATTGTAGATTCTTCATAAAATGCTAGAAGTCAGAAGAGTATAACAGTTTGTGTTCCAATTGTTTCAAACTCTTCTTGTCCTCGAGTTTCGCAGATTAATTATTCTCAGGCCGCTTCATTGTCCATGGTGAATTTGGATTGCGTACCTGTTTACGGTGCCAATACCACATCACCCTTTGATACGGCCGCCAGATATAATGCAAAGGCACTACCAAAACATGCACCAATCTTGAGAAAGGTATAAATAAAACAATTAAGTATGCGCCAATAATGTGCAGTTTAACGAGTAGCGGAAGGGCAGCAACTGCGCTGATATCTGGCTGTAATAAAAATATTGAGTAGAGATAAGGTGTAAGAACGGCAGCAAACCACGATGAACCCCAGCGGGCAGTTAATGCAACCAGTAATCCTAAAATAACCTGGGCAAGCAATAATAATTCGATAGTAATATCCATCGCGGAAGTCACTTCTTTTAACCGTGGGTCCTTCAACCTTCTGATAAAAAGCATCATAAGGCCAAACAAAACAATTATTCCAAAAGTGAACGCTGTAATTTCAAGTATGAGCAACCTTAATGGATGGCTATTAAATGCCAACACGCTGTCTGGAATAAGGAACGCGGCCAAATGTCCAAAAAATAAAAATAATATGCCCCAATGGAATGGCACAGCACCCCAGAACAAACTGCTACTTTCTAAAAACTGTGAAGAAAGTGATGAGTAATTAAACTTGGTTACTTTATAGCGGTAAATAGTACCAACAAAAAACACAACGAGCGCTATATAGGGTAAACCTATATAAAAAAAGTTATCAAGTACGGACATTTTTAATACCTTTCCAGATATTTATTATTGTGGTTCAATCTTCATTTCACTGCCAACTGATTTAAGAAAATCACTTCTTGATTGCTGAAGCTCAATTTCCTTAAAATTAAAATCCTCGCGCATAACCTGGTAAACCGCTTTTAGTGGAAATTGATAAATCAGGGCATAATCATTAGAAGTTTCTATTATTGTTCTGTGATGCTTTCTGTAAATAACATTTCTTTTCTCAATCTTTTGTGGATTAAACTCAGTGATAATTTTCTTAACCGCCGGTGCAACAATCTTTTCAACCAAGTTTTCCCTAAATTCAGGCTTTTTCATTTTATGCAAGAGGCGTAAGATATTAGGAAGGTGATCTGCAAGTTCATTACCACAATCGACCCCCGCTTCTTTGTGTTCACTGTTTAGGTTTACTAAAACCTGGCCACGCTTATAATCATCACCAAACAACACATACCCTATATCCAAAGTGGTAGCGGCCTGAACATCAAACGAACGGGTAAACAATTCTTCAAGTTCAATCTGTGATGCCTGTAAAACAAAATCTGTAAATTTCCTGAGTTCATTCCCCGCAATAGGATAATGTTCATCAAGATAGGCCTGAGCTTTCCCGGCTACATCTGAAAATCCAGCAATGGGGTAATAAAACAAATCTGCTAATAGACTATATTGTTCATAGGAATTGTTCATTAATTTTTTATAATCCTCTCTCTGGTTTTTCTTTAAATCCAAAACCCAAAGAACCTTTTGTATCACCCGTAAACTCCATCATCTCAATGGCCTGTTCTCGATGTGCTGCCGGAATAACAAAGCGGTCATCAAATTTTGCAAGAGAGGTCAGGTAATAAATTTCATCCACTGAGTCCGCTGTAAGGCCAACATCTTTGAGAACACTATTTGCTTTTGTTTCATCAATATC
This window harbors:
- a CDS encoding phosphopantothenoylcysteine decarboxylase (decarboxylates 4-phosphopantothenoylcysteine to form 4'-phosphopantotheine.); its protein translation is MKILIAVTSSISAYRIPNLVSQLIKQGHEIITMISEPAKAFASPQALAVMSQHKCYEDSDEWSNNDDVLHIKLAKWCDVCLIAPLTANTLAKTANGICDNLITSTIRALGDTKLILAPAMNTRMWDNKLTKHHLDLMAEYYNVAVIDPVEKILADGDEGIGGLAEDETIIKEVESKK
- a CDS encoding 2,3-bisphosphoglycerate-independent phosphoglycerate mutase yields the protein MRPVCIIVRDGWGHNTNSKGNAVLAADTPNVDSYKEKYPWTLIHTSGEPVGLPDGFMGSSEVGHLNLGAGRIVVQELKRIDEGFKDASIFNSDKWRDLISNWKENNSNLHLMGLLQDEGVHAHQDHLFKIMKQARLENPDGRMIIHPFLDGRDSAPKSAPMYLATLNKVMQETGNCTIGTMMGRYYSMDRAKDWDTTDKAYHALILAQGREMNDAISAVEESYQKDKTPDNVAMFDEYIPIHIMQGYQGIKDGDSVFHFNYRQDRATQLTKAFVDDNYPGKRTSRSVVTYLGFTRYYDELEQYLMGAMGGGGAMDNLLGEVISNAGLKQLRISETQKFPHVTSFFNGKSTTPSANEDQVELKSEIDPAAFASFPQMEAAAINEELLKRLQDNPYAFIVLNYPNADMVGHTGDFDAAKKAVEFVDQSLGPVIERLLELDAHILLTADHGNSEQMIDYETGMTKTSHTTFDVEMIYIANDAPGKKLIEGGKLSDLAPTTLKLLGLEIPKEMTANVLIEG
- a CDS encoding 3-methyl-2-oxobutanoate dehydrogenase subunit beta, with amino-acid sequence MKFEIPNLELMKSGHVACPGCGGSMAMRYALKALGPKTMIVIPACCWAIIDGPSPCSVNGVPVLHVAFETAAISASGVKAGLRRQGKDDVTVMAWAGDGGTFDIGMQALSGAAERNEDIIYVCYDNEAYMNTGIQRSSATPWGAWTTTTPTETPKSKPKKNIIDILLAHHIPYVATASVAYPDDFIRKMKKAKSIRGMKFIHVLSPCPPGWKSAPEESIQISRLAVNSKVFPLYEVEDGFRYTMSLDHKSTPVKEYIKHQGRFKHLSDAQIDQIQKDTDLKWAVLMKKVEMGELFSDN
- a CDS encoding pyruvate ferredoxin oxidoreductase, which gives rise to MIEIRMHGRGGQGAVIACKILANALFREGKFAQSFPAFGVERRGAPVMAFTRIDNKPIHLRTEIYEPDHLIILDASLLQTIDVTIGLKPAGKILINSGLEPSSFKLPQKFDVMTIDANSIAVKHGLGTRSTPIVNTAILGAFSKFTKIIGVEAIEVAIHESVPIKKKANVLATHEAYETLKIDPIIHLMEHS
- a CDS encoding FAD-dependent oxidoreductase; this encodes MKNALNPKNGKPVFAMSVTDMSKNKTGSWRYMRPYYENKTAPCIKGCPAGEKIPLYFELVKKEQFEEAWHVILDDNPLPGVCGRVCYHPCEGVCNRKEYDSPIAINNMERFVADQNMDKGYPKHFHAEKTGLKVAIIGSGPAGLSAAYQLARLGHSATIYEALPEPGGMLQMGIPKYRLPREVLEKEIKDIQSLGVKIKTNCKIGKDIDWQNLQMEHDSVLIATGATKSRPLNVPGEDKEGISSGLHFLKEFNIENKKEVKKKLVVVGGGNTAIDCARSAIRLGADVTIVYRRSRHEMPAVPEEIEEAEAEGVKINYLTNPVEFIGDEKVEKIRLIKMELGEPDEDGRRRPVEKAGSEFEIEADQVMLAIGETPDLDFLPDSINEQWGRVNIDSYQMTNYKGVFACGDSANGPIGTVVDAIATGKNSAFTIDAFLNDRNYHFINQTKLVPFESINLDYFKKEKRPVQKRSDQAELVDNFFEVNLGIDQANAINEAERCFSCGYCTTCDTCLVFCPDVAIKHSENGKAYDINYDFCKGCGICVHECPRDAMSFDEEIKWKTE
- a CDS encoding hemerythrin domain-containing protein gives rise to the protein MENLQDLQNQDPLKRMVEKQTEQDEFSPMNPPEAYEPPDMDAIPYEKMPPFLQVLMDEHKNCIKQLDEFDSILNQLKEKGLVADPKIDEGLRNFFSFVDEKVVQHNLKEEKILFPTLQARFLEKGEHGQGLNPQTAVDMLEDDHIKLMQLAAVTFNFLGLSARLPDTASRAITLDAALEQGKALVEMLRLHIFREDSVVFSSAVELVSEKEFTEMEKQLSRFE
- the porA gene encoding pyruvate ferredoxin oxidoreductase, with translation MENGIIAKGLEKYFNPETTAEIRVTEGTHAASYAVGLARVKVISAYPITPQTSIVEKLSEMCASGDIDAEFIKVESEHSAMACVIGSQATGARSFTATSSQGLALMHEELHWAAGARLPVVMVNVNRALGAPWNIWADQGDSLAQRDTGWVQLYAESNQEVLDMVLQAYRLAEQIMLPVMVNMDAFFLSHTTEPVALPKQELVDQFLPEYNPKFKLDINDPHAFGGLAKPDAYMELRYNIQKSMEDALHLIPTIADEFDTIIKRHHGGLVEEYLTEDAEFLLVTSGTITGTSRIVIDQFRAKGVKIGLLKMRVFRPFPVDIVRSIVKNVSKIGVLDRNISFGHGGIFFSELKSALYNSDNHPLMNGYVAGLGGRDVTPKTIEKVITHLIASTQGEDLVWMELNYEPDEI